In a genomic window of Bos mutus isolate GX-2022 chromosome 6, NWIPB_WYAK_1.1, whole genome shotgun sequence:
- the LOC102274603 gene encoding 17-beta-hydroxysteroid dehydrogenase 13 gives MKIILDLLLLLLIIIYSYLESLVKVFIPRKRKSVAGEIVLITGAGHGIGRQTAYEFAKRKSRLVLWDINKHGVEETAAECRKLGATTHVFVVDCSNREEIYSSVNQVKKEVGDVTIVVNNAGAIYPADLLSTKDEEITKTFEVNILGHFWITKALLPSMIRRNHGHIVTVASVCGHGVIPYLIPYCSSKFAAVGFHRALTSELEALGKTGIKTSCLCPVFVNTGFTKNPSTRIWPVLETDKVVRSLIDGILTDKKMIFVPSYINISLTIERFLPERAVAAIYHVQDIQFEAVIGHKIKMK, from the exons ATGAAGATTATCTTGGatctccttctgcttctgctCATCATCATTTATTCCTACTTGGAATCTCTGGTGAAGGTCTTCATTCCCAGGAAGAGAAAATCTGTGGCTGGAGAGATTGTTCTCATTACAGGAGCCGGGCATGGAATAGGCAGGCAGACCGCCTATGAATTTGCAAAACGGAAGAGCAGACTGGTTCTGTGGGATATTAATAAG CATGGTGTTGAGGAAACTGCAGCAGAATGCAGAAAACTAGGGGCCACTACACACGTGTTTGTGGTAGACTGCAGTAACAGAGAAGAGATTTATAGCTCCGTAAACCAG gtaaagaaagaaGTTGGTGATGTAACCATCGTGGTGAATAATGCTGGGGCAATATATCCAGCTGACCTTCTTAGTACAAAGGATGAGGAGATCACCAAAACTTTTGAGGTCAACATCTTAGGACATTTTTGG ATCACAAAAGCACTTCTTCCATCAATGATAAGGAGAAACCATGGCCACATTGTCACAGTGGCTTCAGTGTGCGGCCACGGAGTGATTCCTTATCTTATTCCGTATTG TTCCAGTAAATTTGCTGCTGTTGGTTTCCACCGAGCCCTGACATCAGAACTTGAAGCCTTGGGAAAAACTGGTATCAAAACTTCATGTCTCTGCCCAGTTTTTGTGAATACTGGGTTCACCAAAAACCCAAGTACAAG aataTGGCCTGTGTTGGAGACAGACAAAGTTGTAAGAAGCTTGATAGATGGAATACTTACtgataagaaaatgatttttgtaCCATCATATATCAATATCTCCTTAACAATAGAGAG ATTTCTTCCTGAACGTGCTGTGGCAGCCATATATCATGTACAGGATATTCAATTTGAAGCAGTGATTGGCcacaaaatcaaaatgaaatga